From the Thamnophis elegans isolate rThaEle1 chromosome 16, rThaEle1.pri, whole genome shotgun sequence genome, the window gcatcACAGTtggtagggcttttggttaggacaggtagaggggaAAGGATGCcgggctaggaggagactctatggtgggggaaccggactccCGGCCAGCTCCAGAATCGAACggtgggcttccggttaggacttttggGTCTcctttaaggttgccgacctctgTCCTCTACCGCcttggtcaaatggttgtccgaCCTCTTCgtgaaaagctccagtgatggagcaccaggaCTTCTGGCGATGAAGGCCCTCCTGAAGTTGCCGGGTGAAGGATGCGCAGACATTTTTAGGCTCAAGTTTTTTTTCAGGCGTTTCCTAAACTTGTTCAGTTAAGATTGTTGCTCCTGGTGGTATTTAGCGGTTTCTTCCTTTTGACCCCTTGAGAAATACAATTCCGAGACAAatttggggaggaggaagaggagaaaatctCCCCAAAgcagggattgggggggggggtggtcagAGTGGTTGAGGCTGAAGGTAGGAAATCCAGCCAAGGGACTGGATCGGTTATTAAACCAGCAAATGGGTGGATGGGAGAATGAATCTCTGTAACAAAAGATATTCTCttcaatatttgtagctcagggttgaactgtggggtccctggtgctctctgaacttggtggctttcttgcagacgtttcatgacccaactaggtagcatcatcagggctagaagggagtggggttatggtggaggaagaggaggagaagggaggggaagaagaaaaggagggagagaactgAGGAGTCCTTGgcactctctgaacttggtggctttcttgcagacgctttatgacccaactaggtagcatcatcagggctagaagggaatggggttatggtggaggaagaggaggaggaggaggaggaggaggaggaggaggaggaggaggaaggggagaagggaggggaagaagaaaaggagggagagaactgtgggatccctggtgctctctgaacttggtggctttcttgccgacatttcatgacccaactaggtagcatcatcagggctagaagaggggttggactagaagacctccaaggtcccttccaactctgttattctactcttattctaaTTTTATATAAAGCAACTTTCTTCTAGCAGGAATAGGTGCTTTTTCATCTCAGGTGTCCTTCTCCTTTCCGACTCAGCACCGTATTTCTTCCCCATCCTTCGCTGCCCGAGGAGACTCCTAATAAAGAAAGATCTCAAAAATAGCCTCCTAGAAACGGCCGGTCATTTTTCACCTCATAATGCAAGTTGAAGATTTCTGTTTTCAAGCCCAGCAGCTGCTTTCTCTTCGGTTACTGTCGCTGGGCCAAAGCAGAGAGAGATACGGGGCAGGTTTTGATATCTCTTTATCAAATATGCCTCCGTGCCTTCGGGGATCCGaggggtcctttcccccccctcccccaaccgcTCTGTTTTAGCGAAATCCTCTTCAGAAGCCTCCTTCCCCGGCTTCTGCAGAAAATACTCTGTGTAGAAAAATGTTGGCTTGAGtcaacctttttattaatttattttaaaaaaaatattttaattcagacATCCATTAAACAGTATGTCGCCTGGAAAACTGTCATTATCctcctcattcccccccccccaaaaaaaaaatccccactcctttccagctctgatgatgctacctagttgggtcacggaacgtctgcaagaaaagcgCTGCTTGGGAATGTGGTCTGCCCGCAGACTGAGATGGTGGTGGGCCAAATCGCCACCTCTGCTGATTCTCCCTTTCCTCCCGTGCAGCTTTTGGGGTCTTGCTCTGGGAAATCGCCACCTACGGCATGTCCCCCTACCCTGGGATCGACCTCTCGCAGGTCTATGAACTTTTGGAGAAGGACTATCGCATGGAGCGTCCCGAGGGCTGCCCGGAAAAAGTCTACGAGCTCATGCGAGAGTGTGAGTTTGCGCACAGCCACGGCCTGGCGTACATTTCCTTTCGAGTTGGGGAAGCCACAAGGCAAATCTGGGCAtggcggttggggggggggggcaattaagATTTGTTTTCCTGAGCCTCCACTTAAGGGAAGAGGCAGGGGGATGCCGATATTCAGTGCaaagttgcattttattttattcactgaGTTTATCCCTACGGAACAGAGGAGGGTGGGTTTCCTCTTCGCCTCCTGCCTTTTCAGAGCTCCAGGCTAGCGGAGCAGGGAAACCCCCAGATTCGCTCTTCTCCTGGATTGAAAAGATCTAGTTCTGGAGCTGATCCCTTTGGGCTTTTCACCCCTTGCTCCCTCGGTCCCCCTTTTAGGCTGGCAGTGGAGCGCATCGGAGAGGCCGTCCTTTGCCGAAATCCACCAAGCATTTGAGACGATGTTTCAAGAATCCAGCATTTCAGACGGTGGGTGCCTCCTGataattcattttttctttctttctttctttctttctttctttctttctttctttctttctttctttctttctttctctctctctctctctctctctctctctctctcgctctctctctccctccctccctccctctctccattccttcctcccttcctcccttataAGTAAatttctaccttccttccttcattccaggttccttccacctacccacccatccTTTTCCTAGTctagtctgttctgttctatgaGGTTCTAAaagcattaagaaaaaaaaaattgtgaaatagtTGATGCTATTCTTATGGTCCGTGACCAAAACCGAAGTTAGTTTTAAGAGAGTTTGAATTTCATATACGATTTCCTGGTCTTTAATctgatttccccttttgcctctTCCTTTCCAGAGGTGGAAAAGGAACTGGGGAAGAAAACGGTGAAATGTACGGTCAACCCATTTTTGCAAGCACCAGAGCTGCCCACGAAAACCAGGTCGTCTCGAAAAATGGCGGAATGGAAGGAGGTCGAGAGCTTAGAGGGGGGGCCTGCCAAAATCCCGGCAGAAACGGGTAAGTTTAATTCTTCTTTACCATAAACTGGGTACTGCCGTAAGGGAGGGCAACCCGTGAACGgccatgatggctggggaattctgggagttgaagtccacacacgtTAAATGAGACATACTGGTTTAAGAGTGTTGTCTTAGGTGCAAGCGATCAGACCCACAGCTGTGGGGTTcaagtcaggggtgaaatgctaccggttcggacccgTTAGCCTGAAGCGGTAGTACAAAATGctcccggttcgggtgaaccagtagctccgatgatcagcggTGCGACAATCAGTTGTGCCGCCTGAAATCACACAAAAACTACTACCGGTTTTGCCAAACCGAGCCGAACCTCGTTTTCTCAAAATATTAGTTTTGTCACAATCTGACGTAGATAATTTCCCATGGAACTTAGAGGGGGTCGGTTCTGGATCTTTTGTGACTGTGCCCCACTTGATACCTCCCCCCCTGTCTGTTTCGCATCTTGTGCcaaaatctgtttttattttgcaGACTCTACAGAGCCCGAGCCGGCTGTGTCCCCTGTACTGCCGCGGAAGGAACGGACTGCAGCCGACGGGAGTTTAAACGAAGACGACCGTTTGATCCCCAAAGACAAAAAGACCAATCTTTTTAGCGCTCTgatcaagaagaaaaagaaaacggcGCCCACCCCTCCGAAGCGGAGTAGTTCCTTCCGGGAAGCGGAGGTGCACCTGGagcatagaggaggaggaggaggaggaggggaggacgaGACCAAAGAGAGCAACAACGGCGGTTTGCTCACACACCCTGCTGATCTAGAGGACCGTTCCCGGTTCCCCAACCCCAGCAATGAGGCTGCCAGCGTTGCCAATGGGACTGGGAGCTCCAGTCTTTTGACGCCAAATGTTTGGAAGAAATCGTGGTCCTCGGCCAATAATCGCCAGGGTCCCAACGAAGAGGATGGCAGCTCGATCTCCAGCAAGCGCTTCTTGCGTTCCTGCTCTGCCTCTTCCGTTCCCCACGGGTCCAGGGACGCCGAGTGGAAGTCGGTCACCCTCCCTCGGAACCCGCAGTCCGTGGGGCACCAGTTTGACTCCTCCACCTTTGGGGGCCACAAGAGCGAAAAGCCCGCCCTGCCTCGGAAGCGAGCCAGTGAGGTGAAAGCTGACCTGGCCAGCAGGGGAATGGTCACCTCGGGTCCTCGGCTGCTGAAGAAGAACGAGGAGACACTGGAAGAGAGTTCCAAAGAGGCCGAGTGTACCCCGGGCTCCAGCCCGCCCAGCCTTACCCCTAAGCTCACCCGGAGGCAGCCTTTGCTTCCTTCTGCTTCTGGGGGTCCTTTGGTGGAGCAGACCACGGTAGGCAAGGCTCCCCTGGGCATCTTTGCTGGCAAAGCCCTGGCCGAGGAGTCCCGTCTACGAAAGATGAAGccagagaaggaaaaagggaagctgTCGAAGCTCAAACTTGCCCCACCTCCTCCGGTCTTGAACTTGGGTAAAAATGGCAAGGGGGGTCCTGGGCCAAGCCACGAAGGGCCAGAAGGGTCCCTGGCCAAGAGCAAGCTGACAGTCGTGGCTGCGGAGCCCATCAGCGCTGAGACCCCCAAGTCCGGGTTGTCCACCGAGGGAAACAAAAAGCCACTGATGTCCTCCGTACCAAAGTCTCCCTCCGCCAAACTGCTCTTCGGTTCCCCTTCTCCGTCGCCCCCCACCATCTCGTCTGCTCTGGCTGCAGACCAACCTCTCTCCACGGCCTTCATCCCCCTCATTTCCACCCGCGTGTCCCTCAGGAAGACCCGCCAACCTCCTGAGAAGATAGCGAGCGGCACCGTCACAAAGGGGACGGTCCTGGAGAGCTCCGATGCCCTGCGGACCGCCATCAACAAGAACTCAGAGCAGATGGTCAGCCACAGCGCCGTCCTGGAAGCGGGCAAGAACCTGTACACCTTCTGCGCCAGCTACGTGGACTCGATCCAGCAGATGCGGAATAAGTTTGCGTTCCGAGAGGCCATCAACAAACTGGAGAACAGCCTCCGGGAGCTTCAGATTTGCCCTGCCACGGTTGGCGGAGGTCCGACCGCCACCCCGGATTTTAGCAAATTGCTCGGCTCGGTCAAAGAAATCAGCGATATCGTCCAGAGGTAGCAGAAGTGGGGAGATCATCAGTGGCCCACATTGTTGATTTCTGGGACAAAACAATGGGACCTCACACCTCAGAGAGACAACACACAAATTTAGCCACGTGGACTGTATCTTAGTTGTCCTCTGGGGTTGTCCAAGACCGTCAACTTTGAGCCTTCCGTTGCTTGAATGGCTCTCACCCTCAGGATAtgctcatccattgctcctcacaaCCACCTTGTCAAACAAGAACCCCCTCCCCATACACCTGCCCACCCTCCCCATATCCATCTTTCTCACCTGCAATTTCCCTCGGGTTTCCTTCTTAATTCGGGGGCCTCCAAATCCTGTGAAGCTTAATTGGTCTTAGTGTCACATCCTTTGGGACGCTCTAACAAATGCTTTGCTTGCTCTCGGTGTGAGCTTTGCGTTGAAAGGGGGGGCTGCGGGACACCCCTTGTCTCGGCCAAATGGACGGCAGGTTGCTTCCCTTGGCCCTCTTGGCACCTGGTCCGGTGCAGAAGAGCAGGCTCACGTGTGAAGGTTCAATTAAGCTACTCTATTGCCAAAAGCCCACGCACAGGAATCATCTCGGCTAGGCGCCTGCTAGGCGTTCGATAAAGGTCAACGGAACCCAAGGGATGTTGGACTTAGTGCATGGGGATTCTAGGCTTCTGCCTCTTTTCACGCCACCCCCCCCCttggttctgccactccttctccacACAGGGCTGCGTTCACACAGCCCATTTTCTctctctaagagccgaggtggcgcagtggttagggtgcagcactgcaggccacttcagctgactgcagttctgcagttcagcggttctaatctcaccggctcagggttgactcagccttccatccttccgaggtgggtgaaatgaggacccagactgtgggggcgataggctgactctgtaaaccgcttagagagggctgaaagccctatgaagcggtatataagtctaactgctaactgctattgctatcttaaccTTTCTGCCTCCCTCCTGTCCAGTGCAGACTTCGGTCTGAAACTAGGCTGGGCTCTTATGAGGCGCAATCGAAGCAACTGCCCTCTCCGTCTGACACCACCCATCCACCCCCACTCCCCAGATAAAGGAATGACTGCATAAACCATTTCGATCCCGTCCCTCACTCCCCGTTCATTCAAGAGGTAGACCTCGGTTGCCTTGGGAAGGAGACAATTACGGCTCCCACCCAAAGCCAAGCTTGCTCCAATTTGGGTCGTTGGGGATTGCacatctctttttcttccttctcttctttttctttcggAAGGGAGGTGGCCCGGTGTCACTCTGCCAGAGTCCGCGCAGAGCCCGGAGGTCACCCGCTGCTTCTCTGCATGATTCACTCCATTGGCCCAAGAGGGAATCGATCCTTCTGCACTCCCTAACCTCCCCGCCTGGTGAAACCCTAGAAATGTGGGAGCAGGgaaaccttgggggggggggttgagggttggaggggggagcGTTGTCCTTCGAAACAAATTTGGGATGTTCGGTTCGCTGCCCCCCTTACGCTAAGCACCTCCACCTGAAAACCTTTTTCgttttttaattcttctttccCTCCGCCTGCGTGGATGCCCTCTTGGCTGGCAAACTCAGTTTAGTGGGCTGCCCTTGTGCGTCGTGGCCAGCCTAAACGGGGCGTGGGGGGGACGACACACCGAAACTGTGATTTTTAAGCTTTGGAAGAGATGGAGATGAAGGgggagctgcccccccccccaaaaaaaaaatccggaGAATGTTGGCTATTTCCAGAGGAGAGCCAGACTTTTGTGAATAACCTCTTGCTGTAATATAGACTTCCGTTCATATCTCAGTATTAATGCCTTTTGTAAGCCTTCCAGTGTGCAAAGTAGCTGCCACCTTTTAATTCTTTGATTTCTATAGTACTCAACGGGAGGGGGGTTTATTGTCCCCCCCCAACCTTCTTCATCTCTAGCTTACGTTGGTCCAATCCAGGACCTTTTGAAAgatattttccccctcctcctcctcctcctctgctaccACCACTTTTCCTGTGATCTTTCAAAGGATTCCAGACGGTTATTTCttagtctttgttttttttttttttttttttttaaataaattgacgttggagaaaaagaagagaggaggccTCTGTTGTGGCAAGCTGACTCTCTCGCCTTAGGACTGGGCCACGGATGGGTAGCCGGGCGTTGGCCAAGGGCGAAGCCAAGGGACGAGGATTTAAGAAACGCCCGCGTGAGGCAGACCCTAACCTGCTGAATCCCCCCTTTGCCCTGGATCCGAATGCACCCACCCTCTCGAAATCAACATCTCCCGCTCACTCATTCCCCAGGGGAAACCCAAAAGGGCTGAAACATTTCCCCTCTCCAGATCCCCCAAGAGGGATGCTCTTATTAAGACAAGCGCCAATCTTAGACGGACATGACGTTACACTTTCAATACTGGCCCCTTGATTAAGAAATCAATGGCTTTCGGGCATCCTCTGCGTTCCTCCTGGCTCAAAGCGAGGACTCTGGTTCCATTTGCTCTCCCCCCCACACATCCCCTCCCAAGCCCCAAGGAGCCTTAATTAAACCAGGGCTCCATGAATCCTGCCAAAATCTTTGTTTATTGCACTGCTCTGGCCACGGGGAAGAGACGTCAGCTGGAGATTTCAAGCTGGCCAATTAGCCCCTTCCTTTTCTAACCGAGTCCAGTTTGCAAACATCTGTTGATCGTAGCTTGATAGGAAATTGACAGGGCGGATATTTATGAAGGCTCTGaactcttgggggggggagggggagaaagctggggggggggagggaggcccaGGAAAGTCGATAAAGTTCCCTGCAGCTTTGCCATCCCGGCTGACGTGGGGGCAGAGGTAATGCtttgaaaaagagaggggggaactGAGGCTGCAGTGCTGCTTGTAGGGATGTTTCTGCCTTTCCAGAACTGGCCCTGCCTCACGGACAGCCTGGCCCCTCGGtcgctctgctgctgctgctttatgGCTTGGGCCTTCCGCTGGTCCATTCACACACCTGGCGAGAAGGAAAGGCTTCTTCTCCTGGGGTTTGTGCTCTCGGGGCAGGAAGCCAACATCAGGCCTGCAACTTAACACAACACAAATAGGCCGATGCGTTTGCACGACACACTAACCGTGGTTAATGGCAGCTGCGTTGTGCAAATGCAGCCGCTTTGTTTAGATTATCCACCAGTTTATTGTGCGACTTGGAAGGGGGGGTTAATCCAAAAAATCAGTTTGATGGCAAGGATTTCTTTCCCCCTGTGTCTTTTTATCCCTCTccaactattattatttttaattaaaataatgttagGGAACCGAATAGAGAGTCCGTCATGCCTGGCTTCTATGTCTACCAGGGGACTTCTAAGGAGAGGAACGATGGGGAGCCCAAATAAtgctgtttctccccccccccccaaatgacacACAAAAATAGCACTGGATGTgcaaacccccccacccccctccccagATCAATTTTGGCTTTTGCGATTCCCGGCAACAAGCCTTTGTTTTGAAAGTTCTTAAGCAaagcttccttctttcattctccTTTTGTTGTGGGTCTGCCTGCCTGTGTCCCtcactttttttgttgttgtttatcagATTTttctcccacctttattactttagagGGTCATTCAAAGctgtgaacatacctaatacccccccccccctcgtcccattTTCTCCATAGTCACCTAGCTGCCTTTCGTGCCTGagacggaactagaactcactatttCCTTGTGGTTGGTCACAAAGTTACTCAGCTGCCTTCCAGGCCTTCTCTGCAAAATTAACCTTTCCATTCATCGGTTATTAGCTGCCCAAGTTGGGGCAGGAGTTCAAATCTAGCCTCACACCCCCAGCCACATGTTCAAAGTCAGACACAACGGACATTACCAGGGTGGGGGACAAGATAAAAGCTCCTGGGTTTCTCTCTTGGACAGAAGCTTTAATAATAACGTTTCAGGGAAGTGTGGCTGTGTGTAATGAACCTCTTGCCATCCTCAGATCTGCTGAATTTACAAAGCTGGGACTGTGGTAGCTCCTTTGGACGAGAGGGTGGGGGATGGATGGAGTCCCTTGGAGAATTTAAACCAATGTGGGGCAGCAAATGATCAAATTTCTAGCCACTCCGTTCCTGCCTCTGTTTTCTTAGCCACCAGTCCTGTTGTTCACAATTTTTGTCTTCTCAGAGGCCTTTTAATTGATTAGCTTTCAGCCGCTTGTTCAGCTTCCGACGCTGCAAAAGCTTATTAATAGCTGCAAAATTATAAAGAGAGAGACGATTCAGATTTAACATTGTGCTTTGATGCTTGTTCCATGGTCTGGAGGAAggattaaaagtaaaggttcccctcgcacatctgtgccagtcgttcccgactctagggggggatggtgctcatctccctttcaaagccgaagagccagcgctctccgaagacgtctccatggtcatgtggctggcatgactcaacgccgaaggctcacggaacgctcttcccttcccaccaaaggtggtgcctattttcctacttgaacTTTTgaggtgcttttgaactgctaggttggcagaagctcactccattacgcggcactagggattcgaactgcctaactgccgacctttcggcTTGACACGCTcgacctttaaaaaaatgatgggtTATAAGGTTTGAATCCTGATTCGGATGACATGCttattctgggtgctccatcacgggtggttttcaaaaataggCTGGACCACATTCTGCCcaataaagttaaaataaatgcatattttttaaagaatcgtTTTAGGCGTGCCATCCTAAGAATTTGGAATAAGAAATAAGGCCCTTTCCTATGTTATCTCTCCGGTTGTCACCAAAACATGTGACCAAGGAAGATGACGAGGGGTCTGGAAACTAAATTGTAGGACGAATGGTTGGAAAAACTGCTTATGTCCAGCATAATGAAAGAAAAGCATTGGGGGGAGATGAtagaatcttccaatatttgaggggctgctccgaagaagagagagggagtctaattattctccaaagcaccggaaggcaagaagcaacggatggaaactaatcaaggagaggagcaactttgaattaaggaggaatttcctgacagaacaattaatcagtggaacaacttgactccaggagttgtgggtgccccatcgctggaagttttcaaaaatagaaaccctggaatggtatatagggtttcctgcctgagcagtgggttggactagaagacctccgaggtttCCTTCCGTGATTTTATATTGCAAGAATGAAggcggagagggagggaagattgCAACTGGAGTGAAAATGGACCCCTGAGAGCTCAAGTCCATTAAAAGCTGCACTTTGATGGGCAGCTACTGGACTCCAGCAATACGGACTCCGTTAAAGCACGGCCAGCCTTGACAACAGAGGCTTCACGTCCAGAAGAATGCTAGAAAAATGCATCCCAccatcagtggggggggggactccccccccacttttcctTTCTCCTGTCCATTAATGCTGACGTCCTTTCAGCTGCAACTTAAACTTGACAGTCACAAAATCAAGAGTATAATTTCATTTCTTCAGCAGGGGAGCTCAAAAGGCTCCCCAGCTGGGCAATTTCACCCCTGACCATTCCTCCTTCCACACCAGTCAGAAATATAATacagatttcatttaaaaaaaaaaaattcttcatcgCTAGGTCTGGAAATATATGCATTAATTTGCTTCCCCAGATAATCAttgtatcctgcttttatttctctcattttatctctatctatctatctatctatctatctatctatctatctagatatctagatatattgatatattgatatattgatatattgatatacaggtaggtaggtagataatacaatacaataatacaatagcagagttggaagggaccttggaggtcttctagtccaaccccctgcctaggcaggaaactttatcagacaaatggctatccaacatcatcttaaagacttccagtgttggggcattcacaatttttggaggcaaactgttccactgatgatagatagatagatagatagatagagagagagagagagagagagagagagagagagagagagagagagagagagagagagagatagatagagtacacacacacacacacacacacacacacacacacacacatattccctgaaaataagacctccgcacataaaaacccaattgggcttttgagtgcacgcgctaaaataagccctccccgaaaatattgaaACGCACACACAGCCGGTCCCTGCcatttgctggggggggggacatgcccCACGCACCCCACAAGCACTTGCCATCCACGCGGAATGGCCTCGCAGAGGCTGCTCCCGCAAACCCCCGCTCCTGCGCCCcttagtggcggccgcaaaaagagcagcaggcccagcgatgccaaggctggcaagagtgtgccagaaaccgaGAAACAGAAcctctggccctctctggatcagctgatccgccGGCCGAAGTGGACGGGTCTCCTGCACCtccaaaacaataagacctccccggaaataaggccaaggagggggtcaaaagaaaataaggccctgtcttatttttgggaaagggtgtgtgtgtgtgtgtgtgtgtgtgtgtgtgtgtgtgtgtgtgtgtgtgtgtgtgtgtgtgtgtgagagagagagagagagagagagagagagagagagggggagagagagggagagggagggagggagggagagaaattaaTTTGAATGGTCTCGGAATTAATTCATTGGATTCGTGCAGAATGCCAAATTGTCAAGCTGATATTTCTGGGACTGACCTAAGAATCAAAAACACGGCGCTTCTTTGCCGCTGTGGCTTTGGACAGTGTTGCAAAGCCGTTCAATACATTTTGCCTCCGAGTGCCTATattaggcacacacacacacacacacacacacacagagcacatGTTCACCAGGGCAAAagaatgcaggggggggggagaggtataTTTTCTAGGAAGATGCTTGCTAAGCAAAACTCTgctagaaaagaagaaaaaaagcaaggtGGCCAAAAGGGAAAATAGAAGCAGAGCTGAGGTTGGGGAAAACGTGTCCAAAATATGGGAAAGAATGCAAAGTGCAAGGAGTTTGCAGGTTTTTCCCAGGGTTTCTTTCCCCCCATATAAGCAAAATGTTGGAAAATGGGAAAGTGGCTGAAACTAATCAGATTCCGTTCAGCATGAATAAAAGATGCTACGTCCACCAATTGGTCGCCCAAAAACCTTCCTGCGGTAGAACATAAAACATACAatcgtagggctggaagggaccttggaggtcttctagcccaaccccctgctcaagcaggagactctgcagCGTTACAGGCAAGAGGtggcccagtctcttcttatagacctccagggatggagcacccacagctttcGGTGCCAAGCcggttccactgatgaattgagCCCCTCTTCTGGGTGACACCCCTTTAGACAGGCAGCCAGCTCagttgtggagaggagaggttgaGAAACAGAACCAATTGGAAAGGTTCAGATCCCTGGAGAGGTTGGGAAATGGGCGATGGGTTCAGGGGCACATCAAGCATTGCACAACGGATCGTGTCAGGATCACATCAAATGGATCCTGTCAGCTTTGGGAAGCTACCAGGAAAGCTGCCTTTGGCCCAAAGCgcctctcctcttttcctcccaaACCAGGTGCTAAACCTGGGTTTCTTCCTGTTGGGGTGGCCATCCCGTTGTTCGGCGAGGGTCCCCTTCTCACCGTCTCCCTCCAGCAGATCCCTGATGCCGTTGGGATTCCCATCCAGGTCCTGCCTGCCGAATCGGAACTGGATGCCCGCTTTCTCTTTCCCGAAGCTCTGAAGCTCTTTGGCGATGCTGAAAA encodes:
- the ABL1 gene encoding tyrosine-protein kinase ABL1 isoform X3; the protein is MKMLEICLKLVGCKSKKGLSSSSSCYLEEALQRPVASEFEPQSLNEAARWNSKENLLSAPGENDPNLFVALYDFVASGDNTLSITKGEKLRVLGYNHNGEWCEAQTKNGQGWVPSNYITPVNSLEKHSWYHGPVSRNAAEYLLSSGINGSFLVRESESSPGQRSISLRYEGRVYHYRINTASDGKLYVSSESRFNTLAELVHHHSTVADGLIITLHYPAPKRNKPTIYGVSPNYDKWEIERTDITMKHKLGGGQYGEVYEGVWKKYNLTVAVKTLKEDTMEVEEFLKEASVMKEVKHPNLVQLLGVCTREPPFYIITEFMTYGNLLDFLRDCNRQEVNAVVLLYMATQISSAMEYLERKNFIHRDLAARNCLVGENHLVKVADFGLSRLMTGDTYTAHAGAKFPIKWTAPESLAYNKFSIKSDVWAFGVLLWEIATYGMSPYPGIDLSQVYELLEKDYRMERPEGCPEKVYELMRECWQWSASERPSFAEIHQAFETMFQESSISDEVEKELGKKTVKCTVNPFLQAPELPTKTRSSRKMAEWKEVESLEGGPAKIPAETDSTEPEPAVSPVLPRKERTAADGSLNEDDRLIPKDKKTNLFSALIKKKKKTAPTPPKRSSSFREAEVHLEHRGGGGGGGEDETKESNNGGLLTHPADLEDRSRFPNPSNEAASVANGTGSSSLLTPNVWKKSWSSANNRQGPNEEDGSSISSKRFLRSCSASSVPHGSRDAEWKSVTLPRNPQSVGHQFDSSTFGGHKSEKPALPRKRASEVKADLASRGMVTSGPRLLKKNEETLEESSKEAECTPGSSPPSLTPKLTRRQPLLPSASGGPLVEQTTVGKAPLGIFAGKALAEESRLRKMKPEKEKGKLSKLKLAPPPPVLNLGKNGKGGPGPSHEGPEGSLAKSKLTVVAAEPISAETPKSGLSTEGNKKPLMSSVPKSPSAKLLFGSPSPSPPTISSALAADQPLSTAFIPLISTRVSLRKTRQPPEKIASGTVTKGTVLESSDALRTAINKNSEQMVSHSAVLEAGKNLYTFCASYVDSIQQMRNKFAFREAINKLENSLRELQICPATVGGGPTATPDFSKLLGSVKEISDIVQR
- the ABL1 gene encoding tyrosine-protein kinase ABL1 isoform X4 is translated as MKMLEICLKLVGCKSKKGLSSSSSCYLEALQRPVASEFEPQSLNEAARWNSKENLLSAPGENDPNLFVALYDFVASGDNTLSITKGEKLRVLGYNHNGEWCEAQTKNGQGWVPSNYITPVNSLEKHSWYHGPVSRNAAEYLLSSGINGSFLVRESESSPGQRSISLRYEGRVYHYRINTASDGKLYVSSESRFNTLAELVHHHSTVADGLIITLHYPAPKRNKPTIYGVSPNYDKWEIERTDITMKHKLGGGQYGEVYEGVWKKYNLTVAVKTLKEDTMEVEEFLKEASVMKEVKHPNLVQLLGVCTREPPFYIITEFMTYGNLLDFLRDCNRQEVNAVVLLYMATQISSAMEYLERKNFIHRDLAARNCLVGENHLVKVADFGLSRLMTGDTYTAHAGAKFPIKWTAPESLAYNKFSIKSDVWAFGVLLWEIATYGMSPYPGIDLSQVYELLEKDYRMERPEGCPEKVYELMRECWQWSASERPSFAEIHQAFETMFQESSISDEVEKELGKKTVKCTVNPFLQAPELPTKTRSSRKMAEWKEVESLEGGPAKIPAETDSTEPEPAVSPVLPRKERTAADGSLNEDDRLIPKDKKTNLFSALIKKKKKTAPTPPKRSSSFREAEVHLEHRGGGGGGGEDETKESNNGGLLTHPADLEDRSRFPNPSNEAASVANGTGSSSLLTPNVWKKSWSSANNRQGPNEEDGSSISSKRFLRSCSASSVPHGSRDAEWKSVTLPRNPQSVGHQFDSSTFGGHKSEKPALPRKRASEVKADLASRGMVTSGPRLLKKNEETLEESSKEAECTPGSSPPSLTPKLTRRQPLLPSASGGPLVEQTTVGKAPLGIFAGKALAEESRLRKMKPEKEKGKLSKLKLAPPPPVLNLGKNGKGGPGPSHEGPEGSLAKSKLTVVAAEPISAETPKSGLSTEGNKKPLMSSVPKSPSAKLLFGSPSPSPPTISSALAADQPLSTAFIPLISTRVSLRKTRQPPEKIASGTVTKGTVLESSDALRTAINKNSEQMVSHSAVLEAGKNLYTFCASYVDSIQQMRNKFAFREAINKLENSLRELQICPATVGGGPTATPDFSKLLGSVKEISDIVQR